From a region of the Tenggerimyces flavus genome:
- a CDS encoding MarR family winged helix-turn-helix transcriptional regulator — MQAKNEDLLVAFWRMGRALKRSHGPLEPALLWVLHATACEGPSRLSDLAGRLQLDLSTVSRHVRTLEDAGYLERTPDKDDRRATQISISAKGTRILDEGRAAQVELLDSALTKWTESDRKNLERLLGRLANELEHNTVGTNA; from the coding sequence GTGCAAGCAAAGAACGAGGATCTGCTGGTGGCGTTCTGGCGGATGGGCCGGGCGCTGAAGCGATCCCACGGCCCGCTCGAGCCCGCGCTGCTGTGGGTCCTGCACGCGACCGCGTGCGAGGGGCCGTCGCGCCTCTCCGATCTTGCCGGCCGGCTCCAGCTCGACCTGTCCACGGTGAGCCGGCACGTCCGTACCCTCGAGGACGCGGGCTATCTGGAACGTACGCCGGACAAGGACGACCGGCGCGCGACGCAGATCTCCATCTCCGCCAAGGGAACGCGGATCCTCGACGAAGGACGAGCCGCACAGGTCGAACTGCTCGACTCCGCTCTCACCAAGTGGACCGAGAGCGACCGCAAGAACCTCGAGCGGCTGCTCGGCCGACTCGCGAACGAACTCGAGCACAACACAGTGGGGACCAACGCATGA
- a CDS encoding outer membrane protein assembly factor BamB family protein, producing MSILRSVAACAVAVVAVAGCTSAGTDVEQPAPSTSPSATPSATPTPALAERAAVWEVDLPGAGTFENATVVGETVLVQAERQLVALNRTDGKVLWKLAVEGETRVSATTTSVVVEDRRRLQGVHLRTGRPRYQRPRDGSSPDAAVTSGWVVVPDCARKTCEAVGLRLPGFSKRWTYDFPRLVDARRTSPNVDARDSDLYRHYFDLTDPALVGPSELVVVGREIEGDRVMTALDTATGNPGRTFSALGPTIVLSGSIGLTWDRSTTGCEARLVAQDVRTGKQAWERDVNTWDCVSESGYPLVDGKVVAGTTVNGKPTVIDLATGEVRWTGQLDASPMALTDGTLLARTGDDSRAESLVGLDLADGRQRWKLDLPGTLLVGDRANAAVNGDRLAYTAPSTSQAGPRRVVNVHDALTGEALWIATGADDLLGLSAQWMVTQAGAGRVQLFSSR from the coding sequence ATGAGCATTCTGAGATCGGTGGCGGCGTGCGCTGTCGCCGTCGTCGCGGTGGCTGGTTGTACGTCGGCGGGGACCGACGTCGAGCAGCCGGCACCGAGCACCAGTCCTTCGGCGACGCCCAGCGCCACTCCGACTCCCGCGCTGGCCGAACGGGCAGCGGTGTGGGAGGTCGACCTGCCGGGCGCCGGAACGTTCGAGAACGCGACCGTCGTCGGCGAGACCGTCCTGGTCCAGGCCGAGCGTCAGCTAGTCGCGTTGAACCGGACGGACGGGAAGGTGCTGTGGAAGCTGGCGGTCGAAGGCGAGACGCGGGTCTCGGCGACCACCACGTCCGTCGTGGTCGAGGACCGCAGGCGGTTGCAGGGCGTCCACCTGCGTACCGGGCGTCCCCGCTACCAGCGACCCCGTGATGGCAGTTCCCCGGACGCCGCCGTCACCTCGGGCTGGGTCGTCGTTCCCGACTGCGCGCGGAAGACCTGCGAGGCCGTCGGCCTGCGGCTCCCCGGCTTCAGCAAGCGCTGGACGTACGACTTCCCCCGGCTGGTCGACGCTCGCCGCACCTCGCCGAACGTCGACGCGCGGGACTCCGACCTGTACCGCCACTACTTCGACCTCACCGACCCCGCCCTGGTCGGACCGTCCGAGCTCGTCGTCGTCGGTCGGGAGATCGAGGGCGACCGGGTGATGACGGCGCTGGACACCGCGACCGGCAATCCCGGACGTACGTTCTCGGCCCTCGGCCCGACCATCGTCCTGTCCGGCTCGATCGGCCTGACCTGGGACCGCAGCACGACGGGCTGCGAGGCTCGGCTCGTCGCGCAGGACGTTCGCACCGGCAAGCAGGCTTGGGAACGAGACGTCAACACCTGGGACTGCGTGTCCGAGTCCGGGTATCCGCTCGTGGACGGCAAGGTGGTGGCCGGTACCACCGTCAACGGCAAACCGACCGTGATCGACCTGGCCACGGGCGAGGTGCGGTGGACCGGCCAGCTCGACGCGAGTCCGATGGCCCTGACCGACGGGACCCTGCTGGCGCGCACGGGCGACGACTCGCGGGCCGAGTCCCTCGTCGGCCTGGACCTGGCGGACGGCCGGCAACGGTGGAAGCTCGATCTGCCCGGGACGCTCCTCGTCGGGGATCGCGCGAACGCCGCCGTGAACGGCGACCGCCTCGCCTACACCGCGCCGTCGACGAGTCAAGCCGGCCCCCGTCGCGTGGTCAATGTCCACGACGCGCTCACCGGTGAGGCGTTGTGGATCGCGACGGGAGCCGACGACCTGCTCGGCCTGAGCGCTCAGTGGATGGTCACCCAGGCCGGCGCTGGGCGCGTCCAGCTCTTCTCGTCCCGCTGA